A genomic segment from Desulfomonile tiedjei encodes:
- a CDS encoding amidase, with protein sequence MKRPDLEPSGAFVETVTVEPKGSGILTDLRFAAKDLIDLEGYKTSCGNPTWRDTHPVAATNAVCVDQLLFAGATCIGKTITDELAFGLDGENSFYGTPLNPKAPNRVPGGSSSGSASAVACGMADFALGTDTGGSIRVPASNCGIFGMRPSHGRISVAGVNPLAPTFDTVGVLACNCEVLAKAASVLLACDIPPGVEVGAVHLLEEAFAACDPEVKDAVARPVEMIKALFPGKVRKTSLQEIGEEASETGLRGWYHTYCHIQWAEIWSCLGGWVQDAKPEFGARTRVNFELVKNMDRQTIVKALRSREICFSLLKEFLGPNDLLCMPTTPTLAPNKGSLGIDRTTDRYFPRTLSMTAIAGIGRLPQVTLPVADASGVPVGLSLLAGQGRDAFLVAAAQMVASELFK encoded by the coding sequence TTGAAGCGTCCCGACCTGGAACCGTCCGGTGCCTTCGTTGAGACAGTAACGGTAGAACCGAAGGGCTCGGGGATTTTGACCGACCTTAGATTTGCCGCTAAAGACCTTATCGACCTAGAGGGATACAAGACTTCCTGCGGCAACCCCACCTGGCGCGACACCCATCCAGTAGCGGCTACCAACGCTGTATGCGTCGATCAGCTTCTCTTTGCCGGCGCCACATGTATTGGGAAGACCATCACGGACGAACTGGCCTTCGGGCTGGACGGGGAGAACTCCTTCTATGGCACGCCATTGAATCCCAAAGCGCCGAACCGCGTTCCAGGCGGATCATCCAGCGGATCTGCATCTGCTGTGGCATGCGGAATGGCCGATTTTGCACTTGGAACGGATACAGGCGGATCAATAAGGGTCCCCGCAAGCAATTGCGGGATTTTCGGAATGCGCCCCAGCCACGGCAGGATTTCAGTAGCAGGGGTCAATCCTCTCGCTCCTACCTTTGATACTGTGGGTGTCTTGGCCTGCAATTGCGAGGTGCTGGCAAAAGCCGCGTCTGTGCTGTTGGCATGCGACATCCCCCCCGGTGTTGAAGTAGGCGCCGTGCATTTGCTCGAAGAAGCCTTTGCCGCCTGCGATCCCGAGGTCAAAGACGCTGTTGCGAGGCCGGTAGAAATGATAAAGGCCTTGTTTCCGGGAAAAGTAAGGAAAACTTCTCTCCAAGAAATTGGTGAGGAAGCGTCCGAGACGGGGTTAAGAGGTTGGTATCACACTTATTGTCACATTCAGTGGGCGGAAATCTGGAGTTGTCTGGGGGGCTGGGTGCAAGACGCCAAACCCGAATTCGGCGCGCGGACCCGAGTGAACTTTGAGCTTGTCAAAAACATGGATCGGCAGACCATCGTGAAGGCCCTGCGCAGCCGGGAGATCTGTTTTTCGCTCCTTAAAGAGTTTCTCGGGCCCAACGATCTGTTGTGCATGCCAACCACACCGACCCTCGCTCCAAATAAGGGCTCTCTGGGAATCGACCGCACCACAGACAGATACTTCCCCAGGACCCTGTCTATGACAGCCATTGCAGGAATCGGACGGCTGCCCCAGGTCACGCTTCCCGTGGCCGATGCCTCTGGCGTTCCCGTTGGTCTGTCATTGCTTGCAGGGCAGGGGAGGGACGCCTTTCTGGTGGCAGCCGCACAAATGGTGGCCTCAGAGCTATTCAAGTAA